One genomic segment of Bradyrhizobium diazoefficiens includes these proteins:
- a CDS encoding adenylate/guanylate cyclase domain-containing protein has protein sequence MSEIETLFGVLRQSVDESIAGLIERMVREAPDHALSKINPLHLAGQHGLDEEQVIGALLHAVGLGILEMTWSVMCPSCAGVLSANKSLKTVNSPQYHCAFCAAGYETTLDNLVEVTFTVSPRVRKIAAHNADELSLAEYYRQVFWSSAIDLPDDVDGLLRELTLEAVDLPPGERAILSLQVPAGMLILFDPVTHTAQFIEVKGEETAERQNLALIFNKADVPVDAVMLRPGALRLTLENRTDTRVLPAVWVANERLDAILTRRKPSLTAKRLLTNQTFRDLYRTETLAIGQRLKILSLTFLFSDLKDSTGLYEHVGDLVAFDLVNEHFRLLQEIIAAERGAVVKTIGDAVMATFETPDRAIAAAIRMREAMSELGAQRQQQGLLLKMGIHEGSCLAVTLNGQQDYFGQTVNIASRIQGLAASRSIVVTEQVIDNAHTRTLLEAGGLVPTRRSVALSGIAERVSVYEIP, from the coding sequence ATGAGCGAGATCGAAACGCTGTTCGGTGTGCTGCGCCAGTCGGTCGACGAGAGCATCGCCGGCCTGATCGAGCGCATGGTGCGGGAGGCGCCGGACCATGCCCTCTCCAAGATCAACCCGTTGCACCTCGCCGGCCAGCACGGCCTCGACGAGGAGCAGGTGATCGGTGCCCTGCTGCACGCGGTCGGGCTCGGCATCCTCGAGATGACCTGGAGCGTGATGTGCCCGAGCTGTGCCGGCGTGCTCTCCGCCAACAAGAGCCTCAAGACGGTCAACAGCCCGCAGTATCACTGCGCGTTCTGCGCGGCCGGCTATGAGACGACGCTGGACAATCTGGTCGAGGTGACCTTCACGGTCAGCCCGCGCGTGCGCAAGATCGCCGCCCACAATGCCGACGAGCTCTCGCTCGCCGAATATTATCGCCAGGTGTTCTGGAGCTCGGCGATCGACCTGCCTGATGACGTCGATGGGCTGCTGCGCGAGCTCACGCTGGAAGCCGTCGACCTGCCGCCGGGCGAGCGGGCGATCCTGTCGCTGCAGGTGCCGGCGGGCATGCTGATCCTGTTCGATCCGGTGACGCACACCGCGCAGTTCATAGAGGTCAAAGGCGAGGAGACCGCGGAGCGCCAGAACCTGGCGCTGATCTTCAACAAGGCCGACGTGCCGGTCGACGCCGTCATGCTTCGCCCCGGCGCGCTGCGACTCACTTTGGAGAACCGTACCGACACGCGCGTGCTGCCGGCGGTGTGGGTCGCCAACGAGCGGCTCGATGCAATCCTGACGCGGCGCAAGCCCAGCCTCACCGCAAAACGCCTGCTCACCAACCAGACCTTCCGCGATCTCTACCGCACCGAGACGCTCGCGATCGGCCAGCGGCTGAAGATCCTGAGCCTGACCTTCCTGTTCTCCGACCTCAAGGATTCCACCGGGCTCTACGAGCATGTCGGCGACCTCGTCGCCTTCGATCTCGTCAACGAGCATTTCCGCCTGCTGCAGGAGATCATCGCCGCCGAGCGCGGCGCCGTGGTCAAGACCATCGGCGATGCCGTGATGGCGACGTTCGAGACTCCCGACCGGGCGATTGCGGCGGCGATCCGCATGCGCGAGGCCATGAGCGAGCTCGGCGCCCAGCGCCAGCAGCAGGGCCTGCTGCTCAAGATGGGCATCCACGAGGGATCGTGCCTGGCGGTCACGCTCAACGGCCAGCAGGACTATTTCGGCCAGACCGTCAACATCGCCTCGCGCATCCAGGGCCTCGCCGCCTCGCGCTCGATCGTGGTGACCGAGCAGGTGATCGACAACGCGCACACGCGGACCCTGCTCGAGGCCGGCGGCCTCGTCCCGACCCGCCGCAGCGTCGCGCTGAGCGGGATCGCGGAGCGGGTGTCGGTGTACGAGATCCCGTGA
- a CDS encoding VOC family protein, whose product MTILLNIDVPDVAAATTFYTAAFGLTVGRRFGTDFVELLGWPAPVYLLAKDAGTLGAGGDRRRYERHWTPVHIDVVVDDVDAAVERALAAGAVLEAPARDAPYGRIAMLADPFGHGFCLLQFSERGYDALLG is encoded by the coding sequence ATGACCATCCTCCTCAACATCGACGTCCCTGACGTCGCCGCCGCGACGACCTTCTACACCGCCGCCTTCGGCCTGACGGTCGGCCGCCGCTTCGGCACCGACTTCGTCGAACTGCTCGGCTGGCCGGCGCCGGTGTACCTGCTCGCCAAAGACGCCGGCACGCTTGGCGCGGGCGGCGATCGCCGCCGCTATGAGCGGCACTGGACGCCTGTGCATATCGACGTCGTCGTCGACGATGTCGATGCCGCCGTCGAACGCGCGCTTGCCGCCGGTGCGGTGCTCGAGGCGCCTGCGCGCGATGCGCCCTATGGGCGGATCGCGATGCTGGCCGATCCGTTCGGACACGGGTTCTGTCTGCTGCAATTCAGCGAACGCGGCTACGACGCGCTGCTCGGTTAG